The Flavobacterium jumunjinense genome includes a region encoding these proteins:
- a CDS encoding ribonucleoside-diphosphate reductase subunit alpha — translation MNVVKRDGRREPVMFDKITDRIRFLCYELNELVDPVKVAMRVIEGLYDGVTTSELDNLAAETAASMTISHPDYAQLAARIAVSNLHKNTTKSFSETMTEMYHYVNQRTGQEAPLLSDEVFNVIMENAEKLDSTIIYNRDFNYDYFGFKTLERSYLLKINGKIVERPQHMLMRVSVGIHLNDIDAAIETYELMSKKFFTHATPTLFNAGTPKPQMSSCFLLAVQDDSIDGIYDTLKQTAMISQSAGGIGLSIHNVRATGSYIRGTNGTSNGIVPMLRVFNDTARYVDQGGGKRKGSFAIYIEPWHADIFDFLDLKKNHGKEEMRARDLFFAMWMCDLFMKRVEENATWTLMCPNECPGLYDVYGDEFEAMYIGYENAGKGRKTIKARELWEKILESQIETGTPYMLYKDAANRKSNQKNLGTIRSSNLCTEIMEYTSKDEIAVCNLASISLPMFIEDGAFNHQFLYDVTKRITRNLNRVIDRNYYPVKEAENSNLRHRPVGLGVQGLADAFIMLRMPFTSDAAKKLNQEIFETIYFAAVTASMELAKEEGPYSTFEGSPISQGEFQYNMWGVKDEELSGRWDWASLRKEVMANGVRNSLLLAPMPTASTSQILGNNEAFEPYTSNIYTRRVLSGEFIVVNKHLLHDLVELGLWDENLKQEVMRNNGSIQNIDNIPQEIKDLYKTVWEMSMKDIIDMSRQRGYFIDQSQSLNLFMEGATMAKLTSMHFYAWKSGLKTGMYYLRTKSAVDAIKFTLNNDKKKEPVAVEVEAEMTEAEFKAMIERSKNAEPDDCEMCGS, via the coding sequence ATGAATGTAGTAAAAAGAGACGGAAGAAGAGAGCCAGTAATGTTTGATAAAATTACGGACAGAATTAGATTTTTATGTTATGAACTGAATGAATTAGTCGATCCTGTAAAAGTTGCAATGCGTGTAATTGAAGGTTTGTATGATGGAGTTACAACTTCAGAATTAGATAATTTAGCTGCAGAAACAGCTGCGTCTATGACTATTTCGCATCCTGATTATGCACAATTAGCCGCTCGTATAGCAGTTTCTAATTTGCACAAAAACACAACAAAATCGTTCTCTGAAACAATGACAGAAATGTATCATTATGTTAATCAAAGAACGGGTCAAGAGGCACCATTGCTTTCTGACGAAGTGTTTAATGTGATAATGGAAAATGCAGAGAAATTAGATTCAACCATAATTTATAATCGTGATTTTAATTATGATTATTTTGGATTTAAAACCTTAGAACGTTCGTATTTATTAAAAATAAACGGAAAAATAGTAGAACGTCCACAACATATGTTAATGCGTGTTTCTGTAGGAATACATTTAAATGATATCGATGCAGCGATTGAGACTTATGAATTAATGTCTAAGAAGTTTTTTACGCATGCAACACCAACATTATTTAATGCAGGAACGCCAAAACCACAAATGTCATCATGTTTCCTTTTAGCGGTTCAAGATGATAGTATAGATGGAATTTATGATACTTTAAAGCAAACGGCAATGATTTCGCAATCTGCGGGAGGAATTGGGTTGTCTATTCATAATGTTAGAGCAACGGGTTCTTATATTCGTGGAACTAATGGTACTTCTAACGGAATTGTTCCAATGTTACGTGTCTTTAATGATACAGCACGTTATGTTGATCAAGGTGGAGGGAAAAGAAAAGGAAGTTTTGCAATATATATTGAGCCGTGGCATGCAGATATTTTCGATTTCTTAGATTTAAAGAAAAATCACGGAAAAGAAGAAATGCGTGCAAGAGATTTGTTCTTTGCAATGTGGATGTGTGATTTATTCATGAAGCGTGTTGAAGAAAATGCAACTTGGACATTAATGTGTCCTAATGAATGTCCTGGATTATATGATGTTTATGGAGACGAGTTTGAAGCAATGTATATTGGGTATGAAAACGCTGGAAAAGGAAGAAAAACAATCAAAGCGCGTGAGCTTTGGGAAAAAATATTAGAATCGCAAATTGAAACTGGTACACCGTATATGTTGTACAAAGATGCTGCGAACAGAAAATCGAATCAAAAGAATTTAGGTACTATTCGTTCTTCGAATTTATGTACTGAAATTATGGAATATACATCGAAAGATGAAATTGCAGTTTGTAATTTAGCCTCAATATCATTGCCAATGTTTATTGAAGATGGGGCATTCAATCATCAATTTTTGTACGATGTAACGAAAAGAATTACACGTAATTTAAATAGAGTAATTGATAGAAATTATTATCCAGTTAAAGAAGCAGAAAATTCAAATTTACGTCATAGACCAGTTGGTTTAGGTGTTCAAGGTTTAGCTGATGCGTTCATTATGTTAAGAATGCCTTTTACAAGTGATGCTGCTAAAAAGTTAAATCAAGAAATTTTTGAGACAATCTATTTTGCAGCTGTAACGGCTTCTATGGAATTGGCAAAAGAAGAAGGGCCATACTCAACGTTTGAAGGTTCTCCAATATCACAAGGAGAATTCCAGTATAATATGTGGGGCGTAAAAGATGAAGAATTATCTGGAAGATGGGATTGGGCTTCGCTTCGTAAAGAAGTAATGGCAAATGGAGTTCGTAACTCATTGTTGTTGGCACCAATGCCTACTGCATCTACTTCTCAAATATTAGGGAATAACGAAGCGTTTGAGCCGTATACTTCAAATATCTATACAAGAAGAGTATTGTCTGGTGAGTTTATTGTTGTAAACAAACATTTACTTCATGATTTGGTTGAATTAGGGCTTTGGGATGAAAATCTTAAGCAAGAAGTAATGCGTAATAATGGTTCTATTCAAAATATAGATAATATTCCGCAAGAAATTAAAGACTTGTATAAAACAGTTTGGGAAATGAGTATGAAAGATATTATAGATATGTCTCGTCAGAGAGGATATTTTATCGATCAATCTCAGTCATTAAACTTGTTTATGGAAGGAGCAACAATGGCGAAACTAACGTCAATGCATTTCTATGCTTGGAAAAGCGGATTGAAAACAGGAATGTATTATTTAAGAACAAAATCTGCTGTAGATGCAATTAAGTTTACATTGAATAACGATAAGAAAAAAGAACCTGTTGCGGTTGAAGTTGAGGCAGAAATGACCGAAGCCGAATTTAAAGCAATGATTGAACGTTCGAAAAATGCAGAACCGGATGATTGTGAAATGTGTGGTTCGTAA
- the metE gene encoding 5-methyltetrahydropteroyltriglutamate--homocysteine S-methyltransferase — MRTNNLGYPRIGSNRELKKACELYWSGKITSDELVATGEKIRKDNWLLQANAGIDLIPSNDFSFYDQVLDLSLTLGAIPEQYKEFSEKNSELDLYFAMARGAQKDNLDVKAMEMTKWFDTNYHYIVPEFTRNQKFSLFSEKIINEFKEAKKLGIKTKPVLIGPVSYLLLGKEKQTGFHRIELINNLLPVYFEILKKLEAEDVEYIQFDEPFLALNLSDIERAAITRTYNEINNHFPTIKIIVANYFDCFGENLRTALSLPVHTLHLDLVRCSLQLDDILASKYLSDKTHFSLGIVDGRNIWKNDFKESLSLIKKAINAFGKDRILIAPSCSLLHSPCDLELETNETTLTPEIKQWLAFSKQKIEEVVLLKKFACSELDAKNHPEYIENTIANAKRKTATIIHNETVKNRVSKIAEKDSQRDNSFIIRRKKQIEALQLPLFPTTTIGSFPQTTEVRSWRAKFKKGELTQQHYDELIQKETEETIRFQEETGIDVLVHGEFERNDMVEYFGEQLDGFTFTKNGWVQSYGSRCVKPPIIYGDVSRPKPMTVKWSEFAQSLTSKWVKGMLTGPVTILQWSFVRNDQPRATTCTQIALAIRDEVVDLENAGIKIIQIDEPAIREGLPLRKEEWNNYLDWAIKAFRIAASGVKDDTQIHTHMCYSEFNDIIQNIADMDADIITIECSRSQMELLDAFADFKYPNEIGPGVYDIHSPRVPSSKEMLHLLEKATAVIPADQLWVNPDCGLKTRHWDETKKALIEMVDAAKKMRVLAQKEVLV, encoded by the coding sequence ATGCGTACAAACAATCTAGGCTACCCGCGAATTGGTAGCAACAGAGAATTAAAAAAAGCCTGCGAACTATATTGGTCAGGCAAAATTACAAGTGATGAACTTGTAGCAACAGGAGAAAAAATCAGAAAAGACAATTGGCTATTACAGGCTAATGCCGGAATTGATTTAATTCCTTCCAATGACTTTTCTTTTTACGATCAAGTATTAGATCTAAGTTTAACTTTGGGGGCAATTCCCGAACAGTACAAAGAATTTTCAGAAAAAAATTCTGAATTAGATCTTTATTTTGCAATGGCAAGAGGTGCTCAAAAAGACAACCTTGATGTAAAAGCAATGGAAATGACGAAATGGTTCGACACTAACTACCATTATATTGTTCCTGAATTTACAAGAAATCAAAAATTCAGTTTGTTCTCTGAAAAAATAATAAACGAATTCAAAGAAGCAAAAAAACTAGGAATAAAAACAAAACCAGTCTTAATAGGTCCTGTTTCCTATTTATTACTTGGAAAAGAAAAACAAACAGGTTTTCACCGAATAGAACTAATCAACAATTTACTTCCTGTTTACTTTGAAATCCTAAAGAAATTAGAAGCCGAAGACGTAGAATACATTCAATTTGACGAACCTTTTCTTGCACTCAATTTAAGTGATATTGAACGAGCAGCAATAACGAGAACCTACAATGAAATCAACAATCACTTCCCTACAATTAAAATCATAGTAGCCAATTATTTTGATTGTTTTGGAGAGAATTTAAGAACCGCATTGTCATTACCTGTACATACTTTACATTTAGACCTTGTTCGCTGTTCTTTGCAACTTGATGATATCTTAGCCTCTAAATACCTTTCTGACAAAACTCATTTCTCATTAGGAATTGTTGACGGAAGAAATATATGGAAAAATGATTTTAAAGAATCTTTATCTTTAATCAAAAAAGCAATTAATGCCTTCGGAAAAGACAGAATTTTAATTGCACCATCTTGTTCGTTGCTTCATTCTCCTTGTGATTTGGAACTTGAAACCAACGAAACAACTCTTACACCAGAAATTAAGCAATGGCTCGCTTTTTCAAAACAAAAAATAGAAGAAGTTGTATTACTTAAAAAATTTGCTTGTAGCGAATTAGATGCCAAGAATCATCCTGAATATATTGAAAATACAATTGCAAATGCGAAAAGGAAAACTGCCACAATTATACATAACGAAACTGTAAAAAATCGCGTATCAAAAATCGCTGAAAAAGATTCTCAGCGAGACAATTCATTCATTATTCGAAGAAAAAAACAAATTGAAGCATTGCAACTTCCATTATTCCCAACAACAACCATTGGATCTTTCCCTCAAACAACCGAAGTAAGAAGTTGGAGAGCAAAATTCAAAAAAGGCGAACTTACTCAACAACATTATGACGAATTAATTCAAAAAGAAACCGAGGAAACAATACGTTTTCAAGAAGAAACAGGTATTGACGTTTTAGTTCACGGGGAATTTGAACGTAATGATATGGTTGAATATTTCGGCGAACAACTTGATGGTTTTACATTTACAAAAAATGGTTGGGTACAAAGTTATGGTAGTCGATGTGTTAAACCTCCAATAATTTACGGAGATGTTTCTCGTCCAAAACCAATGACGGTCAAATGGTCTGAATTCGCACAGTCTTTAACAAGCAAATGGGTTAAAGGTATGCTTACTGGCCCTGTTACAATTCTTCAATGGTCATTTGTTAGAAACGATCAACCAAGGGCTACAACTTGTACACAAATTGCATTAGCTATTCGAGATGAAGTAGTAGACTTAGAGAATGCAGGTATAAAAATCATACAAATAGACGAACCCGCTATAAGAGAAGGCCTGCCCTTACGCAAGGAAGAATGGAACAATTATCTGGATTGGGCGATAAAAGCCTTTAGAATAGCCGCAAGCGGTGTTAAAGACGATACTCAAATTCACACACATATGTGTTATAGCGAATTTAACGACATTATTCAAAACATTGCCGATATGGATGCTGATATTATTACTATCGAATGTTCCCGTTCGCAAATGGAACTCCTTGATGCTTTTGCTGATTTCAAATACCCGAATGAAATTGGACCAGGTGTTTATGATATTCACTCTCCTCGTGTTCCTTCAAGCAAAGAGATGTTGCATTTACTTGAGAAAGCGACTGCTGTTATCCCTGCCGATCAATTATGGGTGAATCCTGATTGTGGTTTAAAAACGCGTCATTGGGATGAAACAAAAAAGGCATTAATTGAAATGGTTGATGCTGCAAAAAAAATGAGAGTACTCGCCCAAAAAGAAGTGCTTGTATAG
- a CDS encoding ribonucleotide-diphosphate reductase subunit beta: protein MSVVEPILQENKDRFVIFPIKHHDIWEWYKKMEASFWTAEEIDLHQDVTDWNTKLSEDEKYFIKHILAFFAASDGIVNENLAENFVNEVQYAEAKFFYGFQIMMENIHSETYSLLIDTYVKDEVEKDKLFHAIDVFPAIKKKAEWALKWIESDSFAERLIAFAAVEGIFFSGAFCSIFWLKKRGLMPGLTFSNELISRDEGVHCDFAVHIHNHHLINKVPKERIKEIIIDALKIEREFVTESLPVSLIGMNATLMTQYLEFVTDRLLVELECERVYNASNPFDFMDMISLQGKTNFFEKRVAEYQKAGVMNTDSESGKISFDADF from the coding sequence ATGTCGGTAGTCGAACCAATTTTACAAGAAAACAAAGACCGTTTTGTTATTTTTCCAATTAAACATCATGATATATGGGAATGGTATAAAAAAATGGAGGCAAGTTTTTGGACTGCTGAAGAAATAGATTTACATCAAGATGTCACAGATTGGAATACAAAATTAAGCGAGGATGAAAAATATTTCATCAAACATATTTTAGCTTTTTTTGCAGCTTCAGATGGTATTGTGAATGAAAACTTAGCAGAGAATTTCGTTAATGAAGTGCAGTATGCAGAAGCAAAGTTTTTCTATGGTTTTCAAATTATGATGGAAAACATTCATAGTGAAACCTATTCTCTTCTAATTGACACTTATGTTAAAGATGAGGTAGAAAAAGATAAATTATTTCATGCAATTGATGTTTTTCCAGCAATTAAGAAAAAAGCTGAATGGGCATTAAAATGGATTGAATCAGATTCTTTTGCTGAGAGATTAATAGCTTTTGCGGCCGTTGAAGGGATATTCTTTTCGGGAGCATTCTGTTCTATCTTTTGGTTGAAGAAAAGAGGGTTAATGCCAGGGTTAACATTTTCTAATGAATTAATTTCTCGTGATGAGGGTGTACATTGTGATTTTGCAGTACATATTCATAATCACCATTTAATAAATAAAGTGCCAAAAGAGAGAATAAAAGAAATTATTATAGATGCACTAAAGATAGAAAGAGAGTTTGTTACTGAGTCGCTTCCTGTAAGTTTGATTGGTATGAATGCTACTTTAATGACGCAATATTTAGAATTTGTAACCGATAGGCTATTAGTAGAGTTGGAATGTGAAAGAGTTTATAATGCTTCAAATCCATTCGATTTTATGGATATGATATCATTACAAGGTAAAACTAACTTCTTTGAAAAAAGAGTTGCAGAATATCAAAAAGCAGGAGTTATGAATACGGATTCCGAATCTGGGAAAATTAGCTTTGACGCAGATTTTTAG